A genomic window from Microbacterium sp. ET2 includes:
- a CDS encoding DNA-3-methyladenine glycosylase I, producing MSVVTGPDGRDRCGWVGDDPEYRRYHDEEWGHPLHGDGPLFEKMSLEGFQAGLSWITILRKRPAFRDAFAGFEPVKVAAFDDDDVERLMADAGIVRNRAKILATIGNARIVAEMPEGALDALMWAYAPDAAGRPRPQAFADLPATTPESNALSRELKKRGFRFVGSTTVYALMQSSGMVDDHLEGCWRAAADDRGQSLSAAGGTL from the coding sequence ATGAGTGTGGTCACGGGGCCCGACGGACGCGACCGCTGCGGGTGGGTCGGTGACGACCCCGAGTATCGGCGGTACCACGACGAGGAGTGGGGCCACCCGCTGCACGGCGACGGTCCGCTCTTCGAGAAGATGAGCCTCGAGGGGTTTCAGGCCGGGCTTTCGTGGATCACGATCCTCCGCAAGCGCCCCGCGTTCCGCGACGCCTTCGCCGGGTTCGAGCCCGTTAAGGTCGCGGCGTTCGACGACGACGATGTCGAGCGACTCATGGCAGATGCGGGTATCGTCCGCAATCGCGCGAAGATCCTCGCCACGATCGGGAACGCCCGGATCGTCGCCGAGATGCCTGAGGGCGCACTCGACGCGCTGATGTGGGCGTACGCTCCGGATGCTGCGGGCCGGCCCCGCCCGCAGGCCTTCGCCGACCTGCCGGCCACGACGCCGGAGTCGAACGCTCTCAGCCGAGAACTGAAGAAGCGCGGGTTCCGCTTCGTCGGGTCGACGACGGTGTACGCGCTGATGCAGTCTTCGGGGATGGTCGATGACCATCTCGAAGGATGCTGGCGCGCGGCGGCTGACGATCGAGGACAGTCTCTGTCCGCAGCAGGTGGCACGCTGTAG
- a CDS encoding DUF1697 domain-containing protein: MPTYLAFLRAVNLGAKRVFPKDDIRRVVESLGFTRVETYINTGNVRFATAMRSQTRIETALETAFAADRGFDVPTIVFSQDEFRRVAADVAELSAAHPGLARHYVYLLKSSPTPPQAAAVEATSGDKGRMVVRGRAAHALLGDGYEAGQVDPLAAAKLLGIATNRTRTVVTGLAERWC; encoded by the coding sequence GTGCCGACCTATCTCGCCTTCCTTCGCGCCGTCAACCTCGGTGCGAAGCGGGTGTTCCCGAAGGATGACATCCGCCGCGTCGTGGAAAGCCTCGGCTTCACCCGCGTGGAGACGTACATCAATACCGGCAATGTCCGATTCGCAACGGCGATGCGGTCGCAGACCCGCATCGAGACGGCCCTCGAGACCGCCTTCGCCGCCGATCGGGGCTTCGATGTTCCGACGATCGTGTTCTCGCAGGACGAGTTCCGCCGGGTGGCGGCGGATGTCGCGGAGCTCTCCGCCGCGCACCCGGGCCTCGCGCGCCACTACGTCTACCTGCTCAAGAGCAGCCCGACGCCCCCTCAGGCAGCGGCCGTCGAGGCGACTTCCGGCGACAAGGGGCGGATGGTGGTCCGCGGGCGCGCGGCCCACGCCCTGCTCGGCGACGGCTACGAGGCGGGCCAGGTCGACCCGCTCGCCGCGGCGAAGCTGCTGGGGATCGCGACCAACCGCACGCGCACCGTCGTCACCGGCCTCGCCGAGCGGTGGTGTTGA
- the recQ gene encoding DNA helicase RecQ encodes MAHANRYPLDEAPPSDLPPSDLAPSDLIPPDDDEWYPPEDAWPPPDDVPVASTAAPGVARRDFTGGDPRSVLKEVYGYDAFRGDQAAVVEHVIAGGDAVVLMPTGAGKSVTYQVPALVRPGTGLVISPLIALMHDQVDALVANGVRAAYLNSTQSQPERAATERAYLAGEIDLLYVAPERLSHAATTALLQRGRLSVIAVDEAHCVSQWGHDFRPDYLALGDLAERFPGVPRLALTATATRETHRELTERLRLPEARHFVASFDRPNIQYRIEPKVEPRKQLVSFIRAQPEGSVGIVYALSRKTVEQTAEYLRAQRIDALPYHAGLPAEMRAAHQARFLREDGVVMVATIAFGMGIDKPDVRFVAHIDLPKSVEGYYQETGRAGRDGEPSIAWMAYGLGDVVQQRRLIDASPGDRQFKTRLGQHLDAMLALCETVGCRRQNLLAYFGQPSEPCGNCDTCLEPPETWEGTVAAQKLLSTIVRLQRERNQSFGAGQLIDILRGNSTERVRQQRHDQLATFGIGADLTDQDWRSVIRQLLARGILVARGEYGTLALGEAAPDVLRGASEVPLRRDVLGRSGGGGRVRKAAASEALDDGDKPLFEALRAWRAGVAREQGVPAYIVFGDATLRALAERRPGSAADLEGIPGIGAKKREAYGEAVLDVVRAG; translated from the coding sequence GTGGCGCACGCGAACCGATACCCCCTCGATGAAGCGCCCCCGTCCGACCTCCCGCCCTCCGATCTCGCCCCGTCCGACCTCATCCCGCCGGACGACGACGAGTGGTACCCGCCGGAGGACGCCTGGCCGCCCCCGGACGACGTCCCGGTGGCGTCGACCGCAGCGCCGGGGGTCGCGCGCCGCGACTTCACCGGCGGCGACCCGCGGTCGGTCCTGAAAGAGGTCTACGGGTACGACGCGTTCCGCGGCGATCAGGCTGCCGTGGTCGAGCACGTCATCGCCGGAGGCGATGCGGTCGTCCTCATGCCGACCGGCGCCGGGAAGAGCGTCACCTATCAGGTGCCCGCCCTGGTGCGACCGGGCACGGGCCTGGTGATCTCCCCCCTCATCGCCCTCATGCACGACCAGGTCGACGCGCTCGTGGCCAACGGTGTGCGTGCGGCGTACCTCAACTCCACGCAGTCTCAGCCCGAGCGCGCCGCCACCGAGCGCGCGTACCTCGCGGGCGAGATCGACCTGCTCTACGTCGCACCCGAACGCCTCTCGCATGCCGCGACCACCGCGCTCCTGCAGCGCGGCCGGCTGAGCGTGATCGCCGTCGACGAGGCGCACTGCGTGTCGCAGTGGGGGCACGACTTCCGGCCCGACTACCTCGCCCTCGGCGACCTGGCGGAGCGCTTCCCCGGCGTCCCGCGGCTGGCCCTCACCGCCACCGCCACCCGCGAGACCCATCGCGAGCTCACCGAGCGGCTGCGCCTGCCCGAGGCCCGCCACTTCGTCGCGAGCTTCGATCGGCCCAACATCCAGTACCGCATCGAGCCCAAGGTCGAGCCGCGCAAGCAGCTGGTCTCCTTCATCCGCGCTCAGCCCGAGGGCTCGGTCGGCATCGTGTACGCCCTCAGCCGGAAGACCGTCGAGCAGACCGCCGAGTACCTTCGAGCCCAGCGCATCGACGCGCTGCCGTACCACGCGGGGCTTCCGGCCGAGATGCGCGCCGCCCACCAGGCCCGCTTCCTTCGCGAGGACGGCGTGGTGATGGTGGCCACCATCGCGTTCGGCATGGGCATCGACAAGCCCGACGTGCGCTTCGTCGCGCACATCGACCTGCCGAAGTCCGTCGAGGGGTACTACCAGGAGACCGGGCGCGCCGGCCGCGACGGCGAGCCGAGCATCGCGTGGATGGCCTACGGGCTGGGCGACGTGGTCCAGCAGCGTCGCCTCATCGACGCCTCCCCGGGTGACCGGCAGTTCAAGACCCGCCTGGGGCAGCACCTGGACGCGATGCTGGCGCTGTGCGAGACCGTGGGATGCCGCCGGCAGAACCTCCTCGCCTACTTCGGTCAGCCCTCCGAACCCTGCGGCAACTGCGACACCTGCCTCGAGCCTCCCGAGACGTGGGAGGGAACGGTCGCCGCGCAGAAGCTCCTCTCCACGATCGTGCGGCTCCAGCGCGAGCGGAACCAGTCCTTCGGAGCCGGGCAGCTCATCGACATCCTCCGGGGCAACAGCACCGAGCGGGTCCGCCAGCAGCGGCACGATCAGCTGGCCACCTTCGGCATCGGCGCCGACCTGACCGATCAGGACTGGCGCAGCGTCATCCGGCAGCTGCTCGCCCGCGGCATCCTCGTCGCCCGCGGCGAATACGGCACCCTGGCACTCGGCGAGGCGGCGCCCGACGTCCTGCGCGGAGCAAGTGAGGTGCCGCTCCGCCGCGACGTGCTCGGGAGATCGGGCGGCGGTGGTCGCGTCCGCAAAGCCGCGGCGAGCGAGGCGCTGGATGACGGGGACAAGCCGCTGTTCGAGGCGCTTCGCGCGTGGCGCGCGGGCGTCGCACGGGAGCAGGGCGTGCCCGCGTACATCGTGTTCGGCGACGCGACGCTGCGCGCGCTCGCCGAGCGCCGCCCCGGCAGTGCGGCCGACCTCGAAGGCATCCCCGGAATCGGAGCGAAGAAGCGCGAGGCGTACGGCGAGGCCGTTCTCGACGTGGTCCGGGCCGGCTGA
- a CDS encoding formate--tetrahydrofolate ligase: MSNIDIAQAAQLEPIGVIAEKLGIPADALEPYGRHKAKVALSFARSIRDRPRGHLVLVTAVSPTPAGEGKTTTTVGLGDALNRVGARAAICLREPALGPVFGMKGGAAGGGYAQVVPMEDINLHFTGDFAAIGVATNLLAALIDNHIHHGNALGIDVRRVAWRRVLDVNDRALRDVVTGLGGPGNGYPRESGFDIVVASEVMAIFCLATDLADLKARLGEIVIGYTRERQPVRARDLDAHGAMAALLRDALAPNLVQTLEHTPAFVHGGPFANIAHGCNSYLATDTALHLADYVVTEAGFGSDLGAEKFLDILCRSTGLRPSAAVIVATVRAMKYHGGVEVADLPNEDVAALRRGTVNLRRHIEIVHGVLGLPVVVAINHRAEDTGAEVAALQEEAAAAGVTAVVARHFAEGGAGAEELAREVVRLCGEPAEPALTYPDDATLWDKMRAIATRIYGASDVTASSAVRAQIRRLQEEGYGGYPVCVAKTQYSFSTDPRLRGAPTGHVVDIREVRLAAGARFVVMICGDIMTMPGLPAVPAANTIDITDDGRIVGLF, translated from the coding sequence ATGAGCAACATCGACATCGCCCAGGCGGCGCAGCTCGAGCCCATCGGGGTCATCGCCGAAAAGCTCGGCATCCCCGCCGACGCCCTCGAACCCTATGGTCGACACAAGGCGAAAGTCGCGCTGTCGTTCGCCCGCAGCATCCGGGATCGCCCTCGCGGCCACCTCGTGCTGGTGACCGCCGTCTCCCCGACGCCGGCGGGCGAGGGGAAGACCACGACGACGGTGGGCCTCGGCGACGCGCTGAACCGGGTCGGCGCCCGCGCCGCGATCTGCCTCCGCGAGCCGGCGCTGGGGCCGGTCTTCGGCATGAAGGGCGGCGCGGCGGGCGGCGGGTATGCGCAGGTCGTGCCGATGGAGGACATCAATCTGCACTTCACCGGCGACTTCGCCGCGATCGGTGTGGCGACGAACCTCCTGGCAGCGCTCATCGACAATCACATCCATCACGGCAACGCCCTCGGCATCGACGTCCGTCGGGTCGCGTGGCGGCGGGTGCTCGATGTCAACGATCGCGCACTGCGCGACGTGGTGACGGGACTCGGCGGCCCGGGGAACGGCTATCCGCGCGAGAGCGGCTTCGACATCGTCGTGGCGAGCGAGGTGATGGCGATCTTCTGCCTCGCCACCGATCTCGCCGACCTCAAGGCGCGTCTCGGCGAGATCGTGATCGGCTACACCCGCGAACGGCAGCCCGTGCGCGCCCGCGACCTCGACGCCCACGGCGCCATGGCGGCGTTGCTGCGCGACGCGCTCGCGCCCAATCTCGTGCAGACGCTCGAGCACACCCCGGCCTTCGTCCACGGCGGGCCGTTCGCGAACATCGCCCACGGGTGCAACTCCTACCTCGCCACCGACACGGCCCTTCATCTGGCCGACTACGTCGTCACCGAGGCGGGATTCGGCTCCGACCTCGGGGCTGAGAAGTTCCTCGACATCCTGTGCCGTTCCACGGGCCTGCGGCCCTCGGCCGCCGTCATCGTCGCCACCGTGCGGGCGATGAAGTACCACGGTGGCGTCGAGGTCGCAGACCTCCCGAACGAGGATGTTGCGGCGCTCCGCCGCGGCACGGTCAATCTGCGGCGGCACATCGAGATCGTTCACGGCGTGCTGGGTCTGCCCGTGGTCGTGGCGATCAACCACCGGGCAGAGGACACCGGTGCCGAGGTCGCGGCGCTGCAGGAGGAGGCCGCCGCCGCCGGCGTCACCGCCGTGGTCGCCCGCCACTTCGCCGAGGGCGGGGCGGGCGCCGAGGAGCTGGCGCGCGAAGTCGTGCGCCTCTGCGGCGAGCCGGCGGAGCCGGCCCTCACCTATCCCGATGACGCGACCCTGTGGGACAAGATGCGCGCCATCGCCACACGTATCTACGGAGCATCCGATGTCACGGCTTCGAGCGCCGTGCGCGCACAGATCCGTCGCCTTCAGGAGGAGGGGTACGGCGGGTACCCCGTGTGCGTGGCGAAGACGCAGTATTCGTTCTCAACCGACCCGCGGCTGCGGGGTGCACCGACCGGGCACGTCGTCGACATCCGTGAAGTGCGCCTGGCCGCCGGGGCCCGGTTCGTCGTGATGATCTGCGGCGACATCATGACGATGCCCGGCCTGCCGGCGGTGCCCGCGGCGAACACGATCGACATCACCGACGACGGGCGGATCGTCGGGCTCTTCTGA
- a CDS encoding excinuclease ABC subunit UvrA produces the protein MAEASAHIADSHGLIRVVGARENNLKNVSVDIPKRRLTVFTGVSGSGKSSLVFSTIANESQRLINETYPTFVQQFMEQLSRPEVDALENVSASIVVDQERMGANSRSTVGTATDAQAMLRILFSRLGQPSAGASFHYSFNLPQGWCPRCEGLGEVSDINLDELFDRDKSLAEGALTIPGYNVDGWMVRIFTESGFVDPQKKIRDYSEQELHDLLYREPTKVKVTGINMTYEGLVPKVTKSVLQKDRDALQPHLRAFVDRAVMFTACPECGGSRVNEAARSSLIGGVSIADAAAMQISDLAAWLDTVDDREVGPLLSGLKHLTATFVEVGLGYLSLDRSSGTLSGGEAQRTKMVRHLGSSLTDITYVFDEPTAGLHPHDIQRMNDLLQRLRDKGNTVLVVEHKPEVIEIADHIVDLGPGAGRAGGEIQYTGDVAGLRASQTLTGRHLDHRARLKAATRERRGALEVRGATQHNLTGVDVDIPLGILTVVTGVAGSGKSSLIHGNVPAFDDVVVVDQSPIKGSRRSSPATYTGILDSVRTAFAKANGVKASLFSANSAGACPVCKGLGVIITTLGYTQSVETLCEVCEGTGFSAEVREYLLNGKNIAEVLAMSAAEAAEFFPTGPAHTTLARLIDVGLGYITLGQALNTLSGGERQRLKLAISMAKKGAIYVLDEPTTGLHLADVDNLLRLLDRLVDAGNSVIVIEHHQAVMAHADWIIDLGPGAGHDGGRIVFEGTPADLVATGDTLTARHLRAYVGG, from the coding sequence ATGGCCGAAGCATCCGCTCACATCGCTGATTCGCACGGGCTCATCAGGGTCGTCGGCGCCCGCGAGAACAACCTCAAGAACGTCAGCGTCGACATCCCCAAGCGCCGTCTCACCGTCTTCACCGGCGTCAGTGGATCGGGGAAGTCGTCCCTGGTGTTCAGCACGATCGCCAACGAGTCGCAGCGCCTCATCAACGAGACCTACCCGACCTTCGTGCAGCAGTTCATGGAGCAGCTCAGCCGCCCCGAGGTCGACGCGCTGGAGAACGTCAGCGCCTCGATCGTCGTCGACCAGGAGCGGATGGGCGCGAACTCCCGGTCGACGGTCGGCACCGCCACCGACGCGCAGGCGATGCTGCGGATCCTCTTCAGTCGGCTCGGGCAGCCGAGCGCCGGCGCGAGCTTCCACTACAGCTTCAATCTGCCGCAGGGGTGGTGTCCGCGCTGCGAAGGGCTCGGCGAGGTGAGCGACATCAATCTCGATGAGCTGTTCGACCGCGATAAGTCGCTCGCCGAGGGTGCGCTCACGATCCCCGGGTACAACGTCGACGGGTGGATGGTGCGGATCTTCACCGAGTCGGGGTTCGTCGATCCGCAGAAGAAGATCCGCGACTACTCCGAGCAGGAGCTTCACGATCTGCTGTACAGGGAGCCGACGAAGGTCAAGGTCACCGGCATCAACATGACCTACGAGGGACTCGTCCCGAAGGTCACGAAGTCGGTCCTGCAGAAAGATCGCGACGCCCTCCAGCCCCACCTCCGCGCCTTCGTCGACCGCGCGGTGATGTTCACCGCCTGCCCCGAGTGCGGGGGCTCGCGCGTGAACGAGGCGGCACGGTCATCCCTGATCGGCGGGGTCTCGATCGCGGATGCCGCGGCGATGCAGATCTCCGATCTCGCCGCGTGGCTCGACACCGTCGACGACCGCGAGGTCGGGCCGCTCCTGTCGGGCCTGAAGCACCTCACCGCGACCTTCGTCGAAGTGGGCCTCGGTTACCTCTCGCTCGACAGGTCGTCGGGAACTCTGTCGGGGGGCGAGGCGCAGCGCACGAAGATGGTCCGTCACCTCGGGTCCTCTCTCACCGACATCACCTACGTCTTCGACGAGCCGACGGCCGGGCTGCACCCGCACGACATCCAGCGGATGAACGACCTCTTGCAGCGCCTGCGAGACAAGGGCAACACCGTGCTGGTCGTCGAGCACAAGCCCGAGGTCATCGAGATCGCCGACCACATCGTCGACCTCGGCCCCGGCGCCGGCCGCGCGGGCGGCGAGATCCAGTACACCGGGGATGTCGCGGGGCTGCGCGCCTCGCAGACCCTCACCGGCCGGCATCTCGACCATCGGGCACGGCTGAAGGCGGCGACCCGCGAGCGCCGCGGGGCCCTGGAGGTCCGCGGAGCGACGCAGCACAACCTCACCGGCGTCGACGTCGACATCCCGCTGGGCATCCTCACCGTCGTTACAGGTGTGGCGGGGTCGGGAAAGTCGTCGCTCATCCACGGGAACGTTCCCGCCTTCGACGACGTGGTCGTCGTCGATCAGTCGCCGATCAAGGGGTCGCGTCGTTCGAGCCCGGCGACCTACACCGGCATCCTCGACTCCGTCCGCACCGCATTCGCGAAGGCCAACGGCGTCAAGGCGTCGCTGTTCAGCGCGAACTCGGCCGGCGCGTGCCCGGTGTGCAAGGGCCTCGGGGTCATCATCACGACGCTCGGCTACACCCAGAGCGTCGAGACGCTCTGCGAGGTGTGCGAGGGGACGGGCTTCAGCGCCGAGGTGCGCGAGTACCTCCTGAACGGCAAGAACATCGCCGAGGTGCTGGCGATGTCCGCCGCCGAGGCGGCGGAGTTCTTCCCGACCGGCCCGGCGCACACCACGCTCGCGCGGCTCATCGACGTCGGTCTCGGGTACATCACGCTCGGGCAGGCGCTGAACACGCTGTCCGGCGGCGAGCGCCAGCGGCTGAAGCTGGCGATCTCGATGGCGAAGAAGGGCGCGATCTACGTGCTCGACGAACCCACGACCGGGCTTCACCTCGCTGACGTCGACAATCTGCTGCGCCTGCTCGATCGCCTCGTCGACGCCGGCAACAGCGTCATCGTCATCGAGCACCACCAGGCGGTGATGGCCCACGCCGACTGGATCATCGATCTCGGGCCCGGCGCCGGCCATGACGGCGGGCGCATCGTGTTCGAGGGCACACCGGCCGACCTCGTGGCAACGGGCGACACGCTCACCGCGCGGCATCTGCGCGCCTACGTCGGCGGCTGA
- a CDS encoding acyl-CoA dehydrogenase, producing MADAAVRPETPASDSRTPAGGAPTAPHTAAEASEARIDIDAVTNLLLGTWADTRREARELIKDSAFWQVNDLTVAEHRERTLTQLHLLADNGGGRRAFPAEYGGSDDNGANLAGFEELVLADPSLQIKSGVQWGLFASAIYQLGTKQHWDKWLRPVMSMELPGAFAMTETGHGSDVAAIGTTATYDPDTEEFVIHTPFRAAWKDYLGNAALHGRAATVFAQLITGGVNYGVHCFFVPIRDDAGTFLPGIGGEDDGPKGGLNGIDNGRLHFDHVRVPRENLLNRYGDVAPDGSYSSPIDSPGRRFFTMLGALVQGRVSLDGAATTASALALYIATTYGNQRRQFDSGAGTDEVTLLDYGKHQRRLLPLLAQNYAQFFAHDELLRKFDGVFSGRADTSEEREDLETLAAALKSLSTWNALTTIQESREACGGQGFLAENRMTGLRHDLDVYVTFEGDNNVLLQLVGKRLLSDYAKQFKGKDAASLARFAAAQTAGKVFHGAGLRQLGQAVADFGSTARSVELGLRAEQQHEILSGRVEQMVADLAGALRPAAKLDKAEAAALFNTHQAELIEAARAHGELLQWEAFSDGVKAVADPGTRQVLTWLRDLFGLHLIEKHLAWYLINGRLSTQRAAAVSRYIDRLCARLRPHAQDLVDAYGFAPEHVRAPIASGEERVRQEEAREYYRAQAAAGNEPISEKSLQKGRTLQKK from the coding sequence ATGGCCGACGCCGCCGTTCGTCCTGAGACCCCCGCATCCGACTCCCGCACGCCCGCCGGTGGAGCGCCCACCGCGCCCCACACGGCGGCAGAGGCATCCGAGGCCCGCATCGACATCGATGCCGTCACGAACCTGCTGCTCGGCACGTGGGCCGACACCCGTCGCGAGGCGCGCGAACTCATCAAGGACTCCGCGTTCTGGCAGGTGAACGACCTGACGGTCGCCGAGCACCGCGAGCGGACCCTCACACAGCTGCACCTCCTCGCCGACAACGGCGGCGGGCGCCGCGCGTTCCCCGCCGAGTACGGCGGCAGCGACGACAACGGCGCGAACCTCGCCGGCTTCGAGGAGCTCGTGCTGGCCGACCCGAGCCTTCAGATCAAGTCGGGCGTGCAGTGGGGCCTCTTCGCCTCCGCGATCTACCAGCTCGGCACCAAGCAGCACTGGGACAAGTGGCTGCGCCCCGTCATGTCGATGGAGCTCCCCGGGGCGTTCGCGATGACCGAGACCGGTCACGGATCCGACGTCGCGGCCATCGGCACCACCGCCACGTACGACCCCGACACCGAGGAGTTCGTGATCCACACGCCGTTCCGCGCGGCGTGGAAGGACTACCTCGGCAACGCCGCACTGCACGGCAGGGCCGCGACCGTTTTCGCGCAGCTGATCACCGGCGGAGTCAACTACGGCGTGCACTGCTTCTTCGTTCCGATCCGCGACGACGCGGGCACCTTCCTCCCCGGCATCGGCGGTGAGGACGACGGTCCCAAGGGCGGCCTGAACGGCATCGACAACGGACGCCTGCACTTCGACCACGTGCGCGTCCCGCGCGAGAACCTCCTCAACCGCTACGGCGACGTCGCGCCCGACGGCTCGTATTCGAGTCCCATCGACAGCCCCGGACGTCGCTTCTTCACCATGCTCGGCGCCCTGGTGCAGGGACGCGTCTCGCTCGACGGGGCCGCCACGACGGCATCCGCTCTGGCTCTCTACATCGCCACCACCTACGGCAACCAGCGCCGCCAGTTCGATTCGGGCGCCGGCACCGACGAGGTCACGCTGCTCGACTACGGCAAGCACCAGCGGCGACTTCTCCCGCTCCTCGCCCAGAACTACGCGCAGTTCTTCGCGCACGACGAGCTGCTGCGGAAGTTCGACGGGGTGTTCTCGGGCCGTGCCGACACCTCCGAGGAGCGGGAGGACCTCGAGACCCTCGCCGCGGCGCTGAAGTCGCTGTCGACGTGGAATGCGCTGACCACCATTCAAGAGAGCCGCGAGGCGTGCGGTGGCCAGGGCTTCCTGGCGGAGAACCGGATGACGGGGCTCCGCCACGACCTCGATGTCTACGTGACCTTCGAGGGCGACAACAACGTGCTCCTGCAGCTCGTCGGCAAGCGGCTGCTGTCGGACTACGCCAAGCAGTTCAAGGGCAAGGATGCCGCTTCGCTCGCCCGGTTCGCCGCGGCGCAGACGGCGGGCAAGGTCTTCCACGGCGCGGGCCTCCGCCAGCTCGGGCAGGCGGTCGCCGACTTCGGGTCGACGGCACGCTCGGTGGAGCTGGGGCTTCGCGCCGAGCAGCAGCACGAGATTCTGTCGGGCCGAGTGGAGCAGATGGTCGCCGACCTCGCCGGGGCGCTCCGCCCCGCGGCCAAGCTCGACAAGGCGGAGGCTGCGGCGCTGTTCAACACCCACCAGGCCGAACTCATCGAAGCGGCCCGCGCTCACGGTGAGCTCCTGCAGTGGGAGGCCTTCTCCGACGGGGTCAAGGCCGTGGCCGATCCCGGCACCCGTCAGGTGCTGACGTGGCTGCGCGACCTGTTCGGGCTGCACCTCATCGAGAAGCACCTCGCGTGGTACCTGATCAACGGGCGCCTCTCGACGCAGCGCGCCGCGGCGGTGTCGCGCTACATCGATCGGCTCTGCGCGCGGCTGCGGCCCCACGCCCAGGACCTCGTCGACGCCTACGGGTTCGCGCCCGAGCACGTGCGCGCCCCCATCGCCTCGGGCGAGGAGCGCGTGCGCCAGGAGGAAGCGCGAGAGTACTACCGCGCCCAGGCTGCCGCAGGGAACGAGCCGATCTCGGAGAAGTCGCTGCAGAAGGGCAGAACGCTGCAGAAGAAGTAG